A window of the Brassica napus cultivar Da-Ae chromosome A2, Da-Ae, whole genome shotgun sequence genome harbors these coding sequences:
- the LOC106394047 gene encoding carbamoyl-phosphate synthase small chain, chloroplastic, translating to MAATTTLGFVLPTGVSRRRGGFRVSLIRCSASPLTNSTASGLVEKPWDSYNARLVLEDGSIWPAKSFGAPGTRVAELVFNTSLTGYQEILTDPSYAGQFVLMTNPQIGNTGVNLDDEESEQCFLAGLVIRSLSISTSNWRCTKTLADYLTQRNLMGVYDLDTRAITRRLREEGSLNGVLSTEQTKTDEELLQMSRSWDIVGIDLISDVSCKFPYEWVDKTDPEWDFNSNSRDGETYRVVAYDFGIKHNILRRLSSYGCQINVVPSTFPASEALKMNPDGILFSNGPGDPSAVPYAVETVKELLGKAPVYGICMGHQLLGQALGGKTFKMKFGHHGGNHPVRNNRTGQVEISAQNHNYAVDPASLPGGVEVTHVNLNDGSCAGLSYPAMNVMSLQYHPEASPGPHDSDNAFKEFIELMKRSKQSS from the exons ATGGCGGCTACAACGACTCTGGGCTTTGTTCTACCGACTGGTGTATCTCGCCGTCGCGGTGGCTTCAGGGTTTCACTGATCCGATGCTCCGCTTCTCCTCTCACTAACTCCACCGCCTCTG GCCTTGTGGAGAAGCCTTGGGATTCGTATAACGCTAGGCTTGTGTTAGAAGACGGCTCTATCTGGCCGGCTAAGTCATTTGGTGCTCCTGGAACCCGTGTTGCTGAATTGGTCTTTAACACCTCCTTGACAGG GTATCAAGAGATTCTGACTGATCCTAGTTATGCCGGGCAGTTTGTGCTAATGACAAACCCACAGATTGGTAACACCGGTGTGAATCTAG ATGATGAAGAGTCTGAGCAATGCTTTCTTGCTGGTTTGGTCATAAGAAGTCTAAGCATCAGTACCTCAAACTGGAGATGTACTAAGACACTTGCTGACTATCTAACCCAAAGGAACCTCATGGGAGTTT ATGATCTTGACACTCGAGCGATAACACGTCGGTTAAGAGAAGAAGGTAGTCTTAACGGTGTGCTGAGCACAGAACAAACCAAAACAGACGAGGAGCTTCTGCAAATGTCTCGTTCGTGGGATATTGTAGGTATTGATCTGATAagtgatgtttcatgcaaatttcCCTACGAGTGGGTCGACAAAACAGACCCTGAATGGGATTTCAACTCGAATTCACGCGACGGGGAAACCTACAGA GTTGTTGCTTATGACTTTGGCATCAAGCATAACATCCTGAGACGCCTATCCTCCTACGGATGTCAAATCAATGTTGTCCCATCGACATTTCCAGCTTCTGAGGCGCTTAAAATGAATCCAGACGGGATTCTGTTCAGCAACGGTCCTGGAGACCCTTCTGCTGTGCCGTACGCTGTTGAGACGGTTAAAGAGCTTCTTGGTAAAGCTCCTGTGTATGGAATCTGTATGGGTCATCAGTTGCTTGGCCAAGCTTTGGGTGGTAAGACCTTCAAGATGAAGTTTGGTCATCATGGTGGAAACCACCCGGTTCGTAACAACCGAACTGGCCAGGTGGAGATCAGTGCTCAG AACCATAACTATGCGGTTGACCCTGCGTCACTACCTGGAGGCGTGGAAGTGACACATGTGAATCTCAATGATGGAAGCTGTGCGGGTCTATCTTACCCGGCGATGAATGTCATGTCTCTCCAGTACCATCCTGAAGCCTCCCCTGGACCTCACGACTCTGATAACG CATTTAAAGAGTTCATAGAGCTTATGAAGAGATCGAAACAGAGCTCCTGA